From Pagrus major chromosome 2, Pma_NU_1.0, one genomic window encodes:
- the LOC141012634 gene encoding extracellular calcium-sensing receptor-like — protein MPEPQKCTGSIDSRELRFSRAMVFAIEEINNSTELLPGIKLGYEIQDSCTSVPLAMQVTFQLSNGLDPLIYTSENCSQSGMVMAIVGESSSTRSISMSRVIGSFDIPQVSYFATCACLSDKQQYPTFFRTIPSDQFQADALAKLVKHFGWTWIGAVRSDSDYGNNGMASFLEAAQKEGICVEYSESFYRTHPRSRIQRVADVIRRSTAMVVLAFLASTEMRLLLDELSREPSPPRQWIGSESWVTNPDLLRFSFCAGAIGFGIQQSVIPGLREFLLDLSPTKVATSPVLTEFWEDAFNCRMVKSAAIDERVCDGTEDIQTLSSQYTDTSQLRITNMVYKAVYAIAHAIHNEVCQDTNSKTQCDKFTRIESKQVLTQLKKVNFSQNGYDVSFDANGDPVARYELVNWQKSESGSIEMVTVGLYDASLPEGQEFHINRNLTWVDGDKHVPVSVCSDSCPPGTRKVLQKGKPICCYDCIPCPEGEISNATDSPDCFPCPKEFWPNAEGDTCFPKPVEFLSFDEVLGIILAAFSVVGACLAIITAAVFFCHRTSPIVRANNSELSFLLLFSLTLCFLCSLTFIGAPSEWSCMLRHTAFGITFVLCISCVLGKTIVVLMAFKATLPGSNVMKWFGPTQQRMTVVSFTFIQVLICTIWLLLSPPFPMKNITTFKERIILECALGSAIGFWVVLGYIGLLALFCFVLAVLARKLPDNFNEAKLITFSMLIFCAVWITFIPAYVSSPGKFTVAVEIFAILASSFGLILCIFAPKCYIILFKPEKNTKKHLMNKN, from the exons ATGCCTGAGCCACAGAAGTGCACAGGGAG CATTGACTCTCGTGAACTCCGCTTTTCACGCGCAATGGTCTTCGCCATCGAGGAAattaacaacagcacagagctaCTGCCAGGCATCAAACTAGGTTATGAGATCCAAGACTCGTGCACCTCGGTGCCTCTGGCGATGCAAGTTACATTCCAGCTTTCAAATGGCCTGGACCCGTTGATTTACACCAGTGAAAACTGTTCACAATCTGGTATGGTGATGGCTATTGTTGGTGAGTCTTCATCCACCCGATCCATCAGCATGTCGCGTGTCATCGGGTCCTTTGACATTCCTCAA gtGAGCTACTTTGCCACTTGTGCATGCCTGTCTGATAAGCAGCAGTACCCGACTTTCTTCAGAACAATCCCCAGTGACCAGTTTCAGGCTGATGCACTGGCAAAGCTGGTGAAACACTTTGGCTGGACTTGGATAGGTGctgtccggtcagattcagatTATGGCAATAATGGCATGGCCTCTTTCCTGGAGGCAGCACAGAAGGAGGGGATTTGTGTGGAATACTCTGAATCTTTCTATCGGACCCACCCACGTAGCAGAATCCAGAGAGTAGCTGATGTTATCCGCAG GTCGACAGCTATGgttgttttggcatttttagCCTCAACAGAAATGAGGCTCCTGCTTGACGAGCTTTCACGTGAGCCTTCTCCACCTCGCCAGTGGATAGGCAGTGAGTCCTGGGTAACTAACCCAGACTTGCTGCGGTTCAGCTTCTGTGCTGGAGCTATTGGATTTGGCATTCAGCAATCTGTCATCCCAGGTCTAAGAGAATTCTTGCTGGATCTCTCTCCCACTAAGGTGGCTACCTCACCAGTGCTTACTGAGTTCTGGGAGGATGCATTCAACTGCAGGATGGTAAAAA gtgcagccatagatgagcgtgtgtgtgatggaacTGAAGACATTCAGACGCTCAGCAGCCAGTACACTGACACGTCTCAGCTCCGAATCACGAACATGGTTTACAAGGCTGTTTATGCAATAGCTCATGCCATTCACAATGAAGTGTGTCAGGACACAAATTCTAAAACTCAGTGTGACAAATTCACCAGAATAGAGTCCAAACAG GTTCTTACTCAACTGAAAAAAGtaaatttttctcaaaatggttatgatgtgtcatttgatgcCAACGGGGATCCTGTGGCCAGATATGAGCTGGTTAACTGGCAAAAAAGTGAGAGTGGCagcattgagatggtgacagtAGGGCTTTATGATGCATCACTGCCGGAGGGCCAAGAGTTCCATATCAACCGAAACCTTACTTGGGTGGATGGTGACAAACAT GtgcctgtgtcagtgtgcagtgacagCTGTCCTCCAGGAACTCGTAAAGTGCTTCAGAAAGGAAAACCCATCTGCTGTTATGATTGTATACCATGTCCTGAGGGAGAGATTAGCAATGCTACAG attcCCCTGACTGTTTCCCTTGCCCCAAGGAGTTCTGGCCTAATGCAGAGGGAGACACTTGTTTCCCCAAGCCTGTAGAGTTTCTTTCCTTTGATGAGGTCCTAGGAATCATCCTGGCTGCATTCTCAGTTGTTGGTGCCTGTCTTGCCATTATAACAGcggctgtgtttttttgtcacagGACATCCCCGATTGTCAGGGCCAACAACTCagagctgagcttcctgctgctcttctccctgaCTCTATGTTTCTTGTGTTCATTGACTTTCATTGGAGCACCTTCTGAGTGGTCCTGCATGCTGCGCCACACAGCATTTGGGATCACCTTCgtcctctgtatctcttgtgttcttGGAAAAACTATAGTTGTATTAATGGCCTTCAAAGCTACACTCCCAGGTAGTAATGTCATGAAATGGTTTGGACCTACACAGCAGAGAATGACTGTAGTGTCtttcacatttattcaagttttaatATGTACTATCTGGTTGCTTCTTAGTCCCCCTTTTCCAATGAAAAACATAACCACATTTAAGGAGAGAATCATCCTGGAGTGTGCATTAGGCTCAGCTATTGGGTTCTGGGTTGTACTTGGGTACATCGGCCTACTGGCTCTCTTTTGCTTTGTGTTAGCTGTACTAGCCCGGAAACTACCTGATAATTTCAATGAAGCCAAGCTGATCACCTTCAGCATGCTAATATTCTGTGCAGTCTGGATCACCTTTATCCCAGCgtatgtcagctctcctgggaaatttactgtggctgtggagatatttgccattctggcctccagttttggacttatactgtgtatatttgctcCAAAGTGTTACATCATATTGTTTAAGCCAGAGAAGAACACcaagaaacatttaatgaacaaaaattAA
- the LOC141012597 gene encoding extracellular calcium-sensing receptor-like, producing MDGDYVIGGVFSIHHYLHTVMHNYTIMPESPRCTGSIDSRELRLSHTMVFAIEEINNSTELLPGITLGYQIHDSCASVPLAMHVTFQLSNGLDPVFYTGDNCLQSGMVMAIVGESGSTPSISMSRIIGSFDIPQVSHFATCACLSDKQQYPSFFRTIPSDHFQADALAKLVKHFGWTWIGAVRSDSDYGNNGMASFLEAAQKEGICVEYSESFYRTHPHSRIQRVADIIRRSTSMVIVAFAASGDLRILLEELSLEPSPPRQWIGSEAWVTDPDMLRFSFCAGAIGFGIEQSVIPGLREFLLDLSPPKVAASPLLTEFWEDAFNCRLGKSAAIDENVCDGTEDIKTLQDPYTDTSQLRISNMVYKAVYAIAHAIHNAACQDTNFTAQCDKFARIESKQVLTQLKKVHFSKNGYDVSFDANGDPVARYELVNWQKSESGSIEMVTVGHYDASLLAGQEFRIIRNLTWVDGITHVPVSVCSDSCPPGTRKVLQKGKPICCYDCIPCPEGEISNATDSPECFPCPKEFWPNAERDTCFPKPVEFLSFDEVLGIILAAFSVGGACLAIITAAVFFRHRTSPIVRANNSELSFLLLFSLTLCFLCSLTFIGAPSDWSCMLRHTAFGITFVLCISCVLGKTIVVLMAFKATLPGSNVMKWFGPTQQRMTVVSFTFIQVLICTIWLLLRPPFPMKNITTFKERIILECALGSAIGFWVVLGYIGLLAVFCFVLAVLARKLPDNFNEAKLITFSMLIFCAVWITFIPAYVSSPGKFTVAVEIFAILASSFGLILCIFAPKCFIILFKPEKNTKKHLMNKNQS from the exons ATGGATGGTGACTATGTTATTGGGGGTGTTTTCTCCATACACCACTACTTGCACACAGTGATGCATAATTACACCATCATGCCTGAGTCACCAAGGTGCACAGGGAG CATTGACTCCCGTGAACTGcgtctctcacacacaatgGTTTTTGCCATCGAGGAGattaacaacagcacagagctgctgccagGCATCACACTCGGTTATCAGATCCACGACTCCTGCGCCTCAGTGCCTCTGGCGATGCATGTGACATTCCAGCTTTCAAATGGACTGGACCCGGTGTTTTACACTGGTGACAATTGTCTACAATCTGGTATGGTGATGGCTATTGTTGGTGAGTCTGGGTCCACGCCATCAATCAGCATGTCGCGCATCATCGGGTCGTTTGACATTCCTcaa GTGAGCCACTTTGCCACTTGTGCATGCCTGTCTGATAAGCAGCAGTACCCGAGTTTCTTCAGAACAATACCCAGTGACCACTTCCAGGCTGACGCACTGGCCAAGCTGGTGAAACACTTTGGCTGGACTTGGATAGGTGctgtccggtcagattcagacTATGGCAATAATGGCATGGCCTCTTTCCTGGAGGCAGCACAGAAGGAGGGAATCTGTGTGGAATACTCTGAATCTTTCTACAGGACCCACCCACATAGCAGGATCCAGAGAGTAGCTGACATTATTCGCAG GTCGACATCTATGGTCATTGTGGCATTTGCAGCCTCTGGAGACCTGAGGATCCTACTGGAGGAGCTGTCGCTTGAACCTTCTCCACCTCGCCAGTGGATAGGCAGTGAGGCCTGGGTAACTGACCCAGATATGCTGAGGTTCAGCTTCTGTGCTGGAGCCATCGGATTTGGCATTGAGCAATCTGTCATCCCAGGTCTGAGAGAATTCTTGCTGGATCTGTCTCCCCCTAAGGTGGCTGCCTCTCCATTGCTTACTGAGTTCTGGGAGGATGCATTCAACTGCAGGCTaggaaaaa GTGCAGCCAtagatgaaaatgtgtgtgatggAACTGAAGACATAAAGACGCTCCAGGACCCGTACACTGATACATCTCAGCTCCGAATCAGTAACATGGTTTACAAGGCTGTTTATGCAATAGCTCATGCCATTCATAATGCAGCGTGTCAGGACACAAATTTTACAGCTCAGTGTGACAAATTCGCCAGGATAGAGTCCAAACAG GTTCTTACTCAACTGAAGAAAgtacatttttccaaaaatggttatgatgtgtcatttgatgcCAACGGGGATCCTGTTGCCAGATATGAGCTGGTTAACTGGCAAAAAAGTGAGAGTGGCagcattgagatggtgacagtAGGGCACTATGATGCATCACTGCTGGCAGGCCAGGAGTTCCGCATCATCAGGAACCTAACCTGGGTGGATGGCATCACACAC GtgcctgtgtcagtgtgcagtgacagTTGTCCTCCAGGAACTCGTAAAGtgctgcagaaaggaaaaccCATCTGCTGTTATGATTGTATACCATGTCCTGAGGGAGAGATTAGCAATGCTACag ATTCCCCAGAATGTTTCCCGTGCCCCAAGGAGTTCTGGCcaaatgcagagagagacacttgTTTCCCCAAGCCTGTAGAGTTTCTTTCCTTTGACGAGGTCCTAGGAATCATCCTGGCTGCATTCTCAGTTGGTGGTGCCTGTCTTGCCATCATAACAGCAGCTGTGTTCTTTCGTCACAGGACATCCCCGATTGTCAGggccaacaactctgagctgagcttcctgctgctcttctccctgaCTCTATGTTTCTTATGTTCATTAACTTTCATTGGAGCACCCTCTGATTGGTCCTGCATGCTGCGCCACACAGCATTTGGCATCACCTTCgtcctctgtatctcttgtgttcttGGGAAAACTATAGTTGTCCTTATGGCCTTCAAAGCTACACTCCCAGGTAGTAATGTCATGAAATGGTTTGGACCTACGCAGCAAAGGATGACTGTAGTTTCtttcacatttattcaagttttaatATGTACTATTTGGTTGCTTCTTCGTCCTCCTTTTCCAATGAAAAACATAACCACATTTAAGGAGAGAATCATCCTGGAGTGTGCATTAGGCTCAGCCATTGGGTTCTGGGTTGTACTTGGGTATATAGGCCTATTGGCTGTCTTTTGCTTTGTGTTAGCTGTCCTAGCCCGGAAACTACCTGATAATTTCAATGAAGCCAAGCTGatcaccttcagcatgctgatattttGTGCAGTCTGGATCACCTTTATCCCAGCatatgtcagctctcctgggaaattcactgtggctgtggagatatttgccATTCTGGCCTCCAGTTTCGGCcttatactgtgtatatttgctcCAAAGTGTTTCATCATATTGTTTAAGCCAGAGAAAAACACcaagaaacatttaatgaacaaaaatcaATCTTAA
- the LOC141012623 gene encoding extracellular calcium-sensing receptor-like translates to MDGDYVIGGVFSIRYYKQTVMHNYTTMPESQKCTGSIDSRELRFARTMVFAIEEINNSTELLPGIKLGYQIHDSCTSVPVTMHVTFQLSNSLDSVFYTGDNCSQSGMVMAIVGESGSTPSISMSRIIRPFNIPQVSHFATCACLSDKQQYPNFFRTVPSDQFQADALAKLVKHFGWTWIGAVRSDSDYGNNGMASFLQAAQKEGICVEYSESLHRTHPHSRIQRLADVIRRSSAVVIVAFTTSSELRILLEELALKPSPPRQWIGSEAWVTNRDMLKFRSCAGAVGFSIQQSVIPSLRDFLLDLSLTEVAASPELTEFWEDAFNCRLGKSAAIDEHVCDGTENIQTLSSQYTDTSQLRITNMVYKAVYAIAHAIHNEVCQDTNSKTQCDKFTRIESKQVLTQLKKVNFSQNGYDVSFDANGDPVARYELVNWQKSESGSIEMVTVGLYDASLPEGQEFHINRNLTWVDGDKHVPVSVCSDSCPPGTRKVLQKGKPICCYDCIPCPEGEISNATDSTDCFPCPKEFWPNAERDTCFPKPVEFLSFDEVLGIILAAFSVVGACLAIITAAVFFCHRTSPIVRANNSELSFLLLFSLTLCFLCSLTFIGAPSDWSCRLRHTAFGIIFVLCISCVLGKTIVVLMAFKATLPGSNVMKWFGPTQQRMTVVSFTFIQVLICTIWLLLSPPFPMKNLTTFKERIILECALGSAIGFWVVLGYIGLLALFCFVLAVLARKLPDNFNEAKLITFSMLIFCAVWITFIPAYVSSPGKFTVAVEIFAILASSFGLILCIFAPKCYIILFKPEKNTKKHLMNKN, encoded by the exons ATGGATGGTGACTACGTTATTGGTGGTGTTTTCTCCATACGCTactacaaacaaacagtgatgcATAACTACACCACCATGCCTGAGTCACAAAAGTGCACAGGGAG CATTGACTCTCGTGAACTGCGCTTTGCACGTACAATGGTCTTCGCCATTGAGGAGATTAACAACAGCACGGAGCTGCTGCCAGGCATCAAACTTGGTTATCAGATCCACGACTCGTGCACCTCAGTGCCCGTGACGATGCATGTGACATTCCAGCTTTCAAACAGCCTAGACTCAGTGTTTTACACTGGTGACAATTGCTCACAATCTGGCATGGTGATGGCTATTGTTGGTGAGTCTGGGTCCACACCATCCATCAGCATGTCGCGCATCATCAGGCCCTTCAACATTCCTCAA GTGAGCCACTTTGCCACTTGTGCATGCCTGTCTGATAAGCAGCAGTACCCAAATTTCTTTAGAACAGTCCCCAGTGACCAGTTCCAGGCTGACGCGCTGGCCAAGCTGGTGAAACACTTTGGCTGGACTTGGATAGGTGctgtccggtcagattcagacTATGGCAATAATGGCATGGCGTCTTTCCTGCAGGCAGCACAGAAGGAGGGGATCTGTGTGGAATACTCTGAATCTTTGCATCGGACCCACCCACATAGCAGAATACAGAGATTAGCTGACGTTATCCGCAG GTCTTCAGCTGTGGTTATTGTGGCATTTACAACCTCTTCTGAATTGAGGATCCTTTTGGAGGAGCTGGCGCTCAAGCCTTCTCCACCTCGCCAGTGGATAGGCAGTGAGGCCTGGGTAACTAATCGAGACATGCTAAAGTTCAGGTCCTGTGCTGGAGCTGTTGGATTTAGCATTCAGCAGTCTGTCATCCCAAGTCTGAGAGATTTCTTACTGGatctctctctgactgaagtGGCTGCCTCTCCAGAGCTCACTGAGTTCTGGGAGGATGCATTTAACTGCAGGCTGGGAAAAA gtgcagccatcgatgagcatgtgtgtgatgGAACTGAAAACATTCAGACGCTCAGCAGCCAGTACACTGACACGTCTCAGCTCCGAATCACGAACATGGTTTACAAAGCTGTTTATGCAATAGCTCATGCCATTCACAATGAAGTGTGTCAGGACACAAATTCTAAAACTCAGTGTGACAAATTCACCAGAATAGAGTCCAAACAG GTTCTTACTCAACTGAAAAAAGTAAATTTTTCCCAAAATGGTtatgatgtgtcatttgatgcCAACGGGGATCCTGTGGCCAGATATGAGCTGGTTAACTGGCAAAAAAGTGAGAGTGGCagcattgagatggtgacagtAGGGCTTTATGATGCATCACTGCCGGAGGGCCAGGAGTTCCATATCAACCGAAACCTTACTTGGGTGGATGGTGACAAACAT GtgcctgtgtcagtgtgcagtgacagCTGTCCTCCAGGAACTCGTAAAGTGCTTCAGAAAGGAAAACCCATCTGCTGTTATGATTGTATACCATGTCCTGAGGGAGAGATTAGCAATGCTACAG attcCACAGACTGTTTCCCTTGCCCCAAGGAGTTCTGGCCtaatgcagagagagacacttgTTTCCCCAAGCCTGTAGAGTTTCTTTCCTTTGATGAGGTCCTAGGAATCATCCTGGCTGCATTCTCAGTTGTTGGTGCCTGTCTTGCCATTATAACAGcggctgtgtttttttgtcacagGACATCCCCGATTGTCAGGGCCAACAACTCagagctgagcttcctgctgctcttctccctgaCTCTATGTTTCTTGTGTTCATTGACTTTCATTGGAGCACCCTCCGATTGGTCCTGCAGGCTGCGCCACACAGCATTTGGGATCATCTTCGTCCTCTGCATCTCTTGTGTTCTCGGAAAAACTATAGTCGTGTTAATGGCCTTCAAAGCTACACTCCCAGGTAGTAATGTCATGAAATGGTTTGGACCAACACAGCAAAGGATGACTGTAGTGTCtttcacatttattcaagttttaatATGTACTATTTGGTTGCTTCTTAGTCCCCCTTTTCCAATGAAAAACTTAACCACATTTAAGGAGAGAATCATCCTGGAGTGTGCATTAGGATCAGCTATTGGGTTCTGGGTTGTACTTGGGTACATAGGCCTACTGGCTCTCTTTTGCTTTGTGTTAGCTGTCCTAGCTCGGAAACTACCTGATAATTTCAATGAAGCCAAGCTGATCACCTTCAGTatgctgatattctgtgcagtCTGGATCACCTTTATCCCAGCgtatgtcagctctcctgggaaatttactgtggctgtggagatatttgccattctggcctccagttttggactgatactgtgtatatttgctcCAAAGTGTTACATCATATTGTTTAAGCCAGAGAAGAACACcaagaaacatttaatgaacaaaaattAA
- the LOC141019240 gene encoding extracellular calcium-sensing receptor-like, whose amino-acid sequence MPEPQKCTGRIDSCELRFARSMIFAIEEINNSMELLPGIKLGYQIYDSCSSVPLTIQVAFQLANGLDPVFYTSDNCSQSGMVTAIVGESGSTPSISMSRIVGSFNIPQVSHFATCACLSDKQQYPNFFRTIPSDQFQADALAKLVKHFGWTWIGAVRSDSVYGNNGMASFLQAAQKEGICVEYSESFHRTHPRSRIRRVADVIRRSTAVVIVAFAASTEMRLLLQELSLQPSPPRQWIGSESWVTNPKLLRFSFCAGTVGFGIEQAVIPGLKEFLLDLSTAKVAASPLLTEFWEKAFNCRVGKSAAKDERVCDGTEDIKTLNSPYADTSQLRITNMVYKAVYAIAHAIHNEVCQDTNSTAHCDKFTRIESKQVLTQLKKVNFSKNGYDVSFDANGDPVARYELVNWQKSESGSIEMVAVGYYDASFPVGQEFRINTNLTWLGDDTQVPVSVCSDSCPPGTRKVLQKGKPICCYDCIPCPEGEISNTTDSPDCFPCPKEFWPNAERDTCFPKPVEFLSFDEVLGIILAAFSVGGACLAITTAAVFFHHRTSPIVRANNSELSFLLLFSLTLCFLCSLTFIGAPSHWSCRLRHTAFGITFVLCISCVLGKTMVVLMAFRATLPGSNVMKWFGPLQQRMTVVFFTFIQVLICAIWLGLSPPFPMKNLTTFKERIILECALGSAIGFWVVLGYIGLLAVLCFVLAVLARKLPDNFNEAKLITFSMLIFCAVWITFIPAYVSSPGKFTVAVEIFAILASSFGMMLCIFAPKCYIILFKPEKNTKKHLMNKNQS is encoded by the exons ATGCCTGAGCCACAAAAATGCACAGGGAG AATTGACTCTTGTGAACTGCGCTTTGCACGCTCAATGATCTTTGCCATTGAGGAGATTAACAACAGCATGGAGCTACTGCCGGGCATCAAACTCGGTTATCAGATCTATGACTCGTGCAGCTCAGTGCCCTTGACTATTCAAGTGGCATTCCAGCTTGCAAATGGCCTGGACCCGGTGTTTTACACCAGCGACAATTGCTCGCAATCTGGTATGGTGACGGCTATTGTTGGTGAGTCTGGGTCCACGCCATCAATCAGCATGTCGCGCATCGTCGGGTCCTTTAACATTCCTCAA GTGAGCCACTTTGCCACTTGTGCATGCCTGTCTGATAAGCAGCAGTACCCAAATTTCTTTAGAACAATCCCCAGTGACCAGTTCCAGGCTGATGCACTGGCCAAGCTGGTGAAACACTTTGGCTGGACTTGGATAGGTGctgtccggtcagattcagtcTATGGCAATAATGGCATGGCATCTTTCCTGCAGGCAGCACAGAAGGAGGGGATTTGTGTGGAATACTCTGAATCTTTCCATCGGACCCATCCACGTAGCAGAATCAGGAGAGTAGCTGATGTGATCCGCAG GTCAACCGCTGTGGTTATTGTGGCATTTGCAGCCTCAACAGAAATGAGGCTTCTGCTGCAGGAGCTGTCGCTTCAGCCTTCTCCACCTCGCCAGTGGATAGGCAGTGAGTCCTGGGTAACTAACCCTAAATTGCTGAGGTTCAGCTTCTGTGCTGGAACTGTTGGATTTGGCATTGAGCAAGCTGTCATCCCAGGTCTGAAAGAATTCTTGCTGGATCTCTCTACCGCTAAAGTGGCTGCCTCTCCATTGCTTACTGAGTTCTGGGAGAAGGCATTCAACTGCAGGGTGGGAAAAA gtGCAGCCAAagatgagcgtgtgtgtgatggaacTGAAGACATTAAGACACTTAACAGCCCGTACGCTGACACATCTCAGCTCCGAATCACTAACATGGTTTACAAGGCTGTTTATGCAATAGCACATGCCATTCATAATGAAGTGTGTCAGGACACAAATTCTACAGCTCACTGTGACAAATTCACCAGAATAGAGTCCAAACAG GTTCTTACTCAGCTGAAGAAAGTtaatttttccaaaaatggttatgatgtgtcatttgatgcCAACGGGGATCCTGTGGCCAGATATGAACTGGTTAACTGGCAAAAAAGTGAGAGTGGCAGCATTGAGATGGTGGCAGTAGGGTACTATGATGCATCATTTCCTGTGGGCCAGGAGTTCCGTATCAACACAAACCTCACCTGGTTGGGGGATGACACACAG GtgcctgtgtcagtgtgcagtgacagCTGTCCTCCAGGAACTCGTAAAGTGCTGCAAAAAGGAAAACCCATCTGCTGTTATGATTGTATACCATGTCCTGAAGGAGAGATTAGCAATACTacag attcCCCTGATTGTTTCCCTTGTCCGAAGGAGTTCTGGCCtaatgcagagagagacacttgTTTCCCCAAGCCTGTAGAGTTTCTTTCCTTTGACGAGGTCTTAGGAATCATCCTGGCTGCATTCTCAGTTGGTGGTGCCTGTCTTGCCATTACAACAGCGGCTGTGTTCTTTCATCACAGGACATCCCCGATTGTCAGGGCCAACAACTCagagctgagcttcctgctgctcttctccttgactctatgttttctgtgttcattAACTTTCATTGGAGCACCCTCTCATTGGTCCTGCAGGCTGCGGCACACAGCGTTTGGGATCACCTTCGTCCTCTGCATCTCTTGTGTTCTTGGAAAAACTATGGTTGTGTTAATGGCCTTCAGAGCTACACTCCCGGGTAGTAATGTCATGAAATGGTTTGGTCCTCTACAGCAAAGGATGACTGTAgtatttttcacattcattcaagtTTTAATATGTGCTATTTGGTTGGGTCTTAGTCCCCCCTTTCCAATGAAAAACTTAACCACTTTTAAGGAGAGAATCATCCTGGAGTGTGCATTAGGCTCAGCTATTGGGTTCTGGGTTGTCCTTGGGTACATAGGCCTACTGGCTGTCTTGTGCTTTGTGTTAGCTGTCCTAGCACGGAAACTGCCTGATAATTTCAATGAAGCCAAGCTGatcaccttcagcatgctgatattctgtgcagtCTGGATCACCTTTATCCCAGCgtatgtcagctctcctgggaaatttactgtggctgtggagatatttgccATTCTGGCCTCCAGTTTTGGAATGATGCTGTGTATATTTGCTCCAAAGTGTTACATCATATTGTTTAAGCCAGAGAAGAACACCAAGAAACATTTGATGAACAAAAATCAATCCTAA